A DNA window from Ictalurus punctatus breed USDA103 chromosome 11, Coco_2.0, whole genome shotgun sequence contains the following coding sequences:
- the LOC108271500 gene encoding uncharacterized protein LOC108271500, which yields MKLCLALYLLSSYFCSVSMLHCLKCYSESGQCNTTISEECEPEHICGSLTYSLFEPGLNVNTTVEKLECIRRNNNDLLNTTATDVLFYSANVGLLYGSVHLSSCEFDNCNRIVGLYNSTPNGLKCLTCDSYSDEVCNSILSCVGYQDHCLSVIRTQFNINIWPWRNKNIFGCASKTVCDRVTKTSFFGEAQCCIDNLCNRV from the exons ATGAAGCTGTGCTTGGCCTTGTACCTTTTATCTTCTTACTTCTGCTCAG TATCCATGTTGCACTGTTTAAAATGCTACAGTGAATCTGGTCAGTGTAACACCACAATTTCAGAAGAGTGTGAACCAGAACACATATGTGGTTCTTTGACATATAGTCTGTTTGAGCCAG GGCTTAATGTGAATACTACTGTAGAGAAACTTGAGTGTATTCGAAGGAACAACAATGATCTGTTGAACACAACCGCTACAGACGTCCTTTTTTACTCAGCAAATGTTGGACTACTGTATGGCTCAGTGCACCTGTCCAGCTGTGAGTTTGATAATTGCAATAGAATCGTGG GACTATACAACAGCACGCCAAATGGTCTGAAATGTCTGACCTGTGACAGTTATTCAGACGAAGTCTGCAACTCTATTTTGTCCTGTGTGGGCTATCAAGATCACTGTTTGTCAGTCATAC GTACACagttcaatataaatatatggcCATGGAGAAACAAGAACATCTTTGGATGTGCCTCTAAAACTGTTTGTGACAGAGTTACCAAGACTTCCTTTTTCGGTGAAGCCCAATGTTGTATAGATAACTTGTGTAATAGAGTGTGA